The genomic window aagacaaaaaaaaaaaaaaaaaccccccTTGCTAGTCACAATACTCCCCTCAGAAAATCCCTTAAAGTTGGGGTTAGAAGGCAAAACAAATTTGGGCCAATCAGTAAACTAAAATTCttagtttcaaaagtacagccacaagacaaacGGTGCAGTCAAATAAGCAAGACACTTACTGGCCTCTACAGAAGTAGATCTAATTTTACAACTGCCTTAATGCAACACAATAAACCTAAAATGACTTAACTCACAAATTACTTATAGGCCTCATTAACGTCCTTGCAAGTGCCTCAATTTCCAAATTCAATGAAATCAAATTTTTGCCACAAAGGTGGTCAATAAAGCTCCCCCATTCATGAAAAATATACCATTGAAATAAGGCACAATGAATGCACTTCATGACAGTTGCCAATCATACAAACGGGAGACAAGTTAAGActtctaaaaatgtttatttgaattCAAAAATGTACAAGGTTACATAAACTCTTGGAACATGGCAGTGCAGGAGAAAAACCTGTAAAATCATTCCTCAGAAGAAATTAAAATTTGAACAGTAAAAGCATGCATAAGTTACAATTTTTACAAAGCAGCACACAGTGCTCAAGTCTCTTCAAAAATAACCACACTATGAGATTTGCTTGGCCAGGTCCTTGATCAAGGATGACTTCAACTGAGAAATGGTGGCAATCTTCATCTGCTTCTGACTGGAGTATTTGTTCTTCACAGCCTGCAGAAGAGAAACTCAATGAGTCACAAGGCAAAAACATGGACATTTAGAAAAACAAGCTACTTCAAACCGTCAAGTACAGGCCAGTCCACTCACCAGGTGCTTTGAAAGTCCCTCATTGACCCTCACAACATTCTTGGCAATATGCCGCACCACAGGAACCAGCTCATCTTCGGTGTAGCCCATATAATGCTGGAGTGTAGGGGTCTGCAATGTGCCAAAAGGCATGTTGGTTAGACTactaacaaaaataaagtaaacCCTTGACAAAAATCAAAAGCACTCACCCATTCTCCACAGTTGAAGACCTTTAGAGTAAGTGCATAAGCTGCACTAGCCATTTGGGATGGAGGAAAGTGGACCATGTCATAGTCAACCATGGTTAGCTCCAGGAAGTATTTGGCCAAAGTGTGATACTCAGCAGTCACCTGCAAAGCATTGACATTAATATTAACACCAAAAGCCCATGTCCTAAACAAGCATTCTGAAATAGGATGTAAAAACGGTTTACATCTCCAATCTTTGAAGCCCTCCTGAGGAACTGTAGGGGCATAGGTCTTCCAACATTGAAGTCGAGAACCCTCAAGACCTTCATTTCCATCTCACGGATCTGAGCGGTGGTGTAGGCACGGTCTGTTACAAATGCAAAGTCTGCAATCTCAGGTGGGTACATCTCTTCATACTTTGAGGCGATGAACATGGCTGTTACACCAATCAGCTGGAGCTGCTTCTTGGGAACTGGATGATCCTGATGGGAGAATAGTGGTTGCCCATTTGAAGCAAACTCATGGAGTTCATATTAGGCAAGACCTCAGAATCTGCAAGGAACTCACCTGAAGGAAGCGATCAATGATTGCAACGGTCATGTACATGGTCTCCTGCAGCAACCTAAACTTAATTTGGACCTGGATGAGCCAGTCAATAAGAATAGCACGCATATTTCCCGTGACCTCTCTTCCATCGAGGTATCTTGGCCTAACAGCTTGGTCAGCCTATTGGGAGAGACAAATGGAGTAAATAAATTGTACCTTCCCTAAAACCAGCATAATTTGAGCCAGTTTTTCCATGCCAACCTCAAGCTGACGAAGATACAGATATATGTCCTTCACGTATTCACTGCAAAGCATGGGATTATCATAGTCATCAGCATCCACATCCTTGATATTAAGCAGAACGTCAGAGAAAGCCTGACACAGATCATCTGAAGCACAGCCTGAGGTCTCCatgggaacaggagaggaaggtTCCGATAAGATCTGATGACATAGAAATTAATCTTTGTAACAAAACATCAGAATAGAACTCATTTCACAGCAGCAACACCTTGATCTTTGACGGAATGAAAACAAGACTGAAGGATAGATGTACGGACTCTTCAATGGGTTACACATGGcatttatattagggctgggacaacgcgtcgaggcaaaacaaagatggcggcgccggcaagtagtagcaacacgagtggctcctcagactatcagaagtgcaaggcggcatgcactcattcctctaaagtatgggaattctttaatttaaaaggaaacaattccgtgatatgtcgtctttgcaaaatggagatggccttccattctagcaccacggcaatgcaccagcatctgacaGAACCGTAAgtttccc from Xyrauchen texanus isolate HMW12.3.18 chromosome 3, RBS_HiC_50CHRs, whole genome shotgun sequence includes these protein-coding regions:
- the ccnb1 gene encoding G2/mitotic-specific cyclin-B1, producing MALRVTRTTRLASSENQTALPGKAVVANKMPALRPRAALGEIGNNPQTRQALRKKDVKAAPTVVAEKASVVEQPKKESTKIQNEVQILSEPSSPVPMETSGCASDDLCQAFSDVLLNIKDVDADDYDNPMLCSEYVKDIYLYLRQLEADQAVRPRYLDGREVTGNMRAILIDWLIQVQIKFRLLQETMYMTVAIIDRFLQDHPVPKKQLQLIGVTAMFIASKYEEMYPPEIADFAFVTDRAYTTAQIREMEMKVLRVLDFNVGRPMPLQFLRRASKIGDVTAEYHTLAKYFLELTMVDYDMVHFPPSQMASAAYALTLKVFNCGEWTPTLQHYMGYTEDELVPVVRHIAKNVVRVNEGLSKHLAVKNKYSSQKQMKIATISQLKSSLIKDLAKQIS